CGGCCCTCACCGCGATCCCCTCGACATCGAGGAGCGCCGCGACGTCGTGGGGATGGAGGCCGTCGACGGCGAACGCGACCACCGCACCGCGGTCCTCCCCGCTCGGCGGCCCGAAGACTCTCACGCCCGGGATCGCGGCCAGACCCTCCAGGGACGGGTGAGCGAGCGCCTTCTCGTGCTCGGCCACGCGCTCCATGCCGAGCTTCTCCAGGTACTCGATGGCCGCCGTGAGCCCCACGGCCTCGGCGATGGATGGCGTGCCCGGCTCAAAGCGCCACGGCAGGTCGTTCCACCGGGCGCGGTCGATCCAGACCTCCTTGATCATCTCGCTCCCGCCCCGCGTGGGCTCGAGGCGCTCCCAGCGCTCGAGGCGGCCGTAGAGCACGCCGATGCCTGTCGGCCCCAGCATCTTGTGGGGTGAGAATGCGTAAAAGTCACAGCCGAGCGAGGACATATCGAGCGGGAGGTGAGGCGCGGCTTGAGCGCCGTCCACGACGCTGATCGCCCCGACCCGGCGCGCGCGCCGGACGATCTCGGCGACCGGGTTGATCGTGCCGAGGACGTTCGAGACGTGGGCGAAGGCGACGACGCGGGTTCGCGCCGTGAGCAGGCGGTCGAGCGCGTCGAGGTCGAGGAGCCCTTCGTCCGTCACCGGTACCGCGGCGAGCCTCAAGCCCTGGCGCTGCGCGGCCATCTGCCACGGGACCAGGTTCGAGTGGTGCTCCATCTCCGTGACGAGTACCTCGTCCCCCGGCGCGAGCGGCCGGCAGAGGGCGTCGGCCAGCAGGCTGAGCCCGTCGGTCGTCCCGCGCGTCAGCACGATCTCCTCGCGACGCGCGGCACCGATGAAGCGCTGGACGCGGTCGCGCGCGGCCTCGTAGAGCTCGGTGGCCTCCTCGCCGAGGGTGTGGATCGAGCGGTGGACGTTGGCGTGGCTCCGCTCGTAGTACTGGGTCATCGCCTCGATGACGCTCCGGGGCTTCTGGCTCGAGGCGGCCGAGTCGAGGTAGACGAGCGGGTGGCCGTTGATCGTCCGCGAGAGGATCGGAAAGTCGGGCCGCGTCAGCTCGTCGAGCGTCATGCCCCGTTCCTCCGGGCGAGAGCCATGGCGAGCACGGAGAGCGGCAGCGTCACGCAGCGCATCCGCGTCGGGCGGATGTCCGCCTGGAGCACGGCCAGGACGTCGGCCGCCTCGAGGCCGAGCGCCTCGGCGACGGGACGGCCCGCGACCAGCTCTGCCGTGACGTCGGCGGACGCGGCGCAGATGGCGCACGAGTCCGCCGCGAAGCGCGCGTCGGCCACGCGGCTGCCGGCGAGGCTCAGCATGAGCCGCACGCGGTCGCCGCACAGCGGATTGACGTCCTCGGCGACGGCGTTCGCGCCGGGCAGCTCGCCGCGGAACTTCGGCCGCCGCCAGCGCTCGCGGATCACGTCGCTGTAGGGCCCCGCCTGCACCGCGCTCATTCGAGCTCGCCCCGCGCCGTGTTGGCGCGATACGGCGAGAAGCGGTAGGCCATGTCGCGCGAGAGCAGGCCGCCGTGGCCGAGCCCCGCGAGCGTCCGGTTGTCGATCGCCTCGCCGGCGAGGATGCGCGGCAACAGGAGATCGAACGTCGTCGCCTGCGAGAACATCCCGCAGGTCGGCATCCCGAGCACGGGCCTGCCCTCCCAGAAGGCGAGCCAGAGGAGGCTGCCCGGGTGCGCGGGCGCGCCGTGACGCTCCATCCTGGCACCCAGCAGGGTGAGCCCGCCGAAGACCGGGTCGAGCGGGTCGAGCGCGCTCGCGCCGGCGACGATCAGCACCCGGGCACCCGCCTTGGCGAGCGCCCCGAGCTCGTCCGCCACCATGCGCGCCGAGCCCGTCGCGTAGCGCACGGGCAGGAGCGTGCTCCCGAACCACTCGAGTTTCTGGGTGAGCGCGGCCTCGAAGCGGGCGCGCTGCTTGTCGTCGAGCCGCTGCTGGGCGAGGGCGCCGACCGTCACGCTCCTGAAGCCCTCGACCACGACGAGCCCGCCCGCCGCGCGGGCCGCCCGCTCGACGGCGCGCAGCGTCTCGTCCGGAATCACGAGCGGCGTGACCTTGCACTTGGCGACCGTCTCCCCGGGCTCCACGGGCTGCAGGTCGAACAGCGTGAAGACGGAGACGCCCTCGAGCGCGTTCACGTCCGCGAGCGCGGCGTGGCGGATCCGGAGGAGGCCGCGCCGCGTCGCCGTGAGGGTCCACTGGCCGCCCGTGTAGCCCTTCACCTCGACGCCGTCGCCGACGACGCTGGCGGCCAGGCGCCCCCCGGCCTCCTCCTCGTGGAGGTCGCCGGCCTCGAGGGCGAGCAGATGAATCTCCTGCCAGGGCGCCGCGAGCACCGCCTTGGCGCTCTCCGCCGTCAGCCGCGCGCCCTTGTCCACGGCGACCTTCCCGGCGGCGTCGCGGACGTCGTGGCAGAGTACCTTGCCCACGAGCGCCTCGACGCTCGCGGCCTCGCGGCGCTGGGCGATGGCCTTCATGTCCGGCGTTTGGCCGACAGCGGTTGACCCGTGCCGCCGCTCCGCGCCGCCTGGATCTCGGCCAGGATCGCGAGGGCGATCTCGGGCGCCGAGCGCGCGCCGAGGTCGAGACCGATCGGGACGCGGATCCGCTTGAGCGCGGCGTCGCTCGCACCCTCCTCGGCGAGGAACTTGAGGATCGTCGCCCCCCGCCGCTGGGAGCCGAGCATCCCGATGTAGCCGACGTCGGAGCCGAGCGCGTGCCGGAGCACCGGGAGGTCGTACTTGTAGTCGTGCGCGACGAGGACGAGGGCCGTGGACGGGATCAAGGGGTACTGGCCGACGAGCTCCGAGGGCATGCCGACACGCAGCTCGTCCACGTCCGGGAACCGCTCGCGCGTCGCGAACCTCGGCCGGCCGTCCAGCACCACGGTGCGGTAGCCGAGCACCCGGGCGAGCTGCGTGAGCGGCATCGCCACGTGGCCCGCGCCGACCACGACGAGGAGCGCCGGCGGCGTGAACACCTCCACGAAGGCGCGCGTGCCCTCGAGGAAGAGCGTGCGCGAGGCGCCGGACTCGAGCGCCGCCCGCGCCTCGCGCGCGAACCGCTCGTCGAGGAACGGCTCGCCGAGCGTCCCCTCGACGGTGCCGTCGTCGAGC
This Candidatus Methylomirabilota bacterium DNA region includes the following protein-coding sequences:
- a CDS encoding SufS family cysteine desulfurase; translation: MTLDELTRPDFPILSRTINGHPLVYLDSAASSQKPRSVIEAMTQYYERSHANVHRSIHTLGEEATELYEAARDRVQRFIGAARREEIVLTRGTTDGLSLLADALCRPLAPGDEVLVTEMEHHSNLVPWQMAAQRQGLRLAAVPVTDEGLLDLDALDRLLTARTRVVAFAHVSNVLGTINPVAEIVRRARRVGAISVVDGAQAAPHLPLDMSSLGCDFYAFSPHKMLGPTGIGVLYGRLERWERLEPTRGGSEMIKEVWIDRARWNDLPWRFEPGTPSIAEAVGLTAAIEYLEKLGMERVAEHEKALAHPSLEGLAAIPGVRVFGPPSGEDRGAVVAFAVDGLHPHDVAALLDVEGIAVRAGHHCAMPLMRRLGVVGTSRASFSVFNSPEEVRRLCAAVAGLRTAL
- a CDS encoding iron-sulfur cluster assembly scaffold protein encodes the protein MSAVQAGPYSDVIRERWRRPKFRGELPGANAVAEDVNPLCGDRVRLMLSLAGSRVADARFAADSCAICAASADVTAELVAGRPVAEALGLEAADVLAVLQADIRPTRMRCVTLPLSVLAMALARRNGA
- a CDS encoding XdhC/CoxI family protein, which codes for MAELFEHIDELRRSSRKVAVATLVNTRGTTPRKEGAKMLVGEGGAVLGSVTIGGCVDAQVIEQSEDVLRTLRPRLIEMNLGDEEAWEIGLTCGGTIEVFVEPVAFDRGDDAALALYERVRAHAAAGHAGAIVTRLDGRPGAKLLVLDDGTVEGTLGEPFLDERFAREARAALESGASRTLFLEGTRAFVEVFTPPALLVVVGAGHVAMPLTQLARVLGYRTVVLDGRPRFATRERFPDVDELRVGMPSELVGQYPLIPSTALVLVAHDYKYDLPVLRHALGSDVGYIGMLGSQRRGATILKFLAEEGASDAALKRIRVPIGLDLGARSAPEIALAILAEIQAARSGGTGQPLSAKRRT